The Hippocampus zosterae strain Florida chromosome 2, ASM2543408v3, whole genome shotgun sequence genome contains the following window.
aaggaaaacacgcaATACTTGGACTTTGAATTACATATATCGTTTTAAatattatgtatttatatatgtacAGGCATATCAAACAAAGATGGAGTCCATTTTCGGTATTTTCACAGTTTTGAGAGACTTGGTCTCCCAAGTTGAAACCGGTCGGGCCGTGTGTTCTTTTGATGGAGATGGAAGTGaacttaaaaacaaagcaaGATGCTCGTTGCTCTCGATCTTATTCCCCCGAGGCGGAGGTAAACGCGACGCAGGAGCACGCCGGCTCCTCAAGTGGTGTGCAGGTGATTGTTCTTGGATTTGCTGACGAATTTCTTCTCCTTGACACGccggttctggaaccagatcGTGACTTGGCGCTCCGAGAGGTTGGTGGCGGCCGAGATGCGTCTCCTCTTATCTTTGGTGATGAACTTGCTGGCCGCATactccttctccagctccttCAGCTGCACCTTGGTGTAAGGCACGCGCTTTTTACGGCCGCGCCGGTAACTGCTCACCTCAGGGGGCAGCGGCACAACATCTGCATGCGGGCACAAGGAGACAAGGGCAAGGTCAAACACGCGTCCACAAACGCGCACAAATAtcacctgcgtgctgatggcaAAGTGGGCGACCAAAGCCGCGTGATGGTTCATCTAACGAGTCCCGGTGCACATTATTTGCGCGCACGGCCGCGCGCTTGCGGCCTTAGCACACCACGGCTACACTATTTATGCAAAAATAACGTATACGAACGACACCTTCAACCGTCTGCCTGCGCTTCACAATTCCGCCGGTGCGCTGCGCGTCAATGTCGAGCCCGCTGAGCTCAAATGAAGTCAATGGCACGTGATTTGTGCGCAGAGGTGTCCCAAGGAATTGTGGGTAATATCGTCAAGCACAAACAACGAGCGGTGAAGCGACCAGGGCCTTCACAGCAACGCCGCGTCGAGGTTGCGGCCATCTAAAAGTCACTTTTGCACCAAAGCGCTCCGCACTGAGCGAGCAAGCATATTCATTCGAGTTCTCGATCATTTGAATGTGGCGTGTTCccgtcaaatgaaaatgaacagcTTCAAAGTAGGAACGGGGACATGGGACGCAATACGTGGCGCAACGGGGCAAAAAATGAGTACACAAATTCATACAAGTGTTTGGACAACACGATTGTTGAAAAAACTGCTTGTAGTCTCGTGGGCTGGATAAATTGATGACAGCGCTAAATACCGTGGCCAACGACTACAGGTCTTGTTGGGTGCAGCCTGGCAAAGTAATCTTGAAGGAAAACGCGTGCGTGGAATAGTGCGTGCGTGTAGTGAAAAtacaaaactaaaaaataaatgccatGTGTTTTGAGTTTGTCCTTTTCCATTCGACAGAGAGAGGCAACTGTTGACGCTTTCACATGTGTTTGCCCCATTCGCATTATAAAAGGAGAACAGTTGCAGCCATTTTAGAGCGAAGAGGTCGTCTACGTGATTCTCAGACATTTGACACGAGTCGGCAAATCTGCTTTACAATAAGACAAGTGCTCCGGTGAACATGTTTTGTGTCGAacaggagtgtgtgtgtatgtgtgtgtatgtgtgtgtgtgtgtgcgcgcgcgtgcgtgcgtgtgtgtaacacAAGTGGGTCCTGATATATGCAAGCCATCACAGGGCGTTGAGGTTTATTGGCACAGTCCAAACAAGCTCGGTCGCTATCTTGTCATAAAGGGCCAAAGGTTTGCCCTGCTCTCGCTTATTCTGCGTGGCTGAACTCAACTTGTGTTCATCCATCACATGACCTCAGCAAGGTTGCTTTCGGAGGTCAGGCCACGAAGTGCACTGCAACcgacttttttcatttttccgaGAGCCCGCGTGGGGTTGGGTACAAGTCGAAGGGCTGAACCAAGGCAGCCTTGAAAGAGCAAAGTCCATCtcgaaaaaatacattcatggAGGCCGAGGACGTGTTTGTTTGGCTAGCACGTTCGCGGCAACTCTCTGCGTGTTTGaatgggcttttccagtggaatGGGACCGATCACATTAAAAATCGAGAAAATAAATCACACCCCTACGACttggttgcaaacaaaaaacGGAAGATGCGTGGCACGGAGAGGGGGAAACCCTACCACCACCaccggcaacaacaacaacaacaacagcagcagcagcagcagcagcggcggcggcagcaacaaataaaatgaaataaaatcataaagAAGATTTTCGTGTGATTTACCTGGAAAGGGCGACTTCCACAGATGGCTGGACTGCGTCTGGTCCTTGGAACAGTACACctgcccatcccagccgttgGAGAGAGCCCAGTGCTGGTAGCCCTCCACGGGGATGAGGGCGTCGTGTCGCGGCTCGGGGTGGCCGCTGATGCCGGGCACTACCGACACGTCCAGATATCCCGGCACGGCCTGGTACGAGCTGGCGAAGCTGGGGTAGAAGGCAAACTCTTTGGGCCGACTCGCCAGCTCGTCGCTGGGCAGCGCCGTGGTGGGCTCGGCGTATTTGTCCACCGGGTGGTACGAGCACGGCTTCTGCTGCAAGTTGACGTTGTGCGAGTGGGACAGCCGACAGCCGTAGTAGGGGCCCCCGAACGGGTAGCCGTAACCGAGCGAGGCGCCCGAGGACGACTGCGGGGCGGGACACTGGCGAGCGGGGTCCGGCGAGGTTATATCCGAATAGACGGAGCTCTGGTGGTGGGTCGCGATGGTGCCGGAGTGCCGTCCCAGGGCGGGGTGCGACATCAGGTCCCTGCAGTGGGTCGCGGGGCAATTGCCGCTCAGTCCCTCCATTGTTTGGCTTTTCGTCGGCCCGCTCTCATTCGGGCTTTTTTCATAAACGTACATCAAGGTGTCCGCCCAGCGTGGGTGCACAAGCAGCGAAGTCGTCATATCAGGGGCTGCCGATGCTTTTTAAAAGTCGACTTCTCCAGGACGGACACCTCATTTCCAACTACATTTTGCACCCGGCGCATGCGCACGCGGGCGCCTCTGGTGTGTCCACTTCATTAAGGATGTGGCACGTGATACGCTAACAGGTCCTCGCCTCCGCGCACACAAGCCTTAGTGAGCCAGTGAGCCAGCGAGCCCTTTAAAGAGCCACTGGCTCGTGTGTCAGCGCTTCCTTTTGCGCGCCTCGGGGCGCTGCCATTGGCTCCGAGCGGCCAGCCTCGCTCCCTTAAAGGCAAGTTTACAcacttggggtggggtgggggtgcggggggacgccaaatgaaaacaatctGTGCATTTTAGCCGGCTTCCGAGCACCGCCGAAGGCCGGAATAGGCAAGAAGCGCCAAACACAGCGTGCGCTCCCGTCTTCGAGCACTTTTTGACACTCAGTCCTAAAAAGTGCCTTTCCAACTCTCTCGGGGAGGGAAAGGATCCATCGCAGCCAGTGCGGAATAAACACGCATGTAATTCCTATTCTTGTAATCGGTCAAAAGTAGTcttccaaacaaacaaagtgtgCCTTCATGTGTTTGAACCATTGCAAAGATGGAGAATACACCAGACACACGTCACTTTTAGCATTCAAATACCGGCTTAAAGGCTTCTGGAGGTGTGTAACAGTGCACGTACCTGTTGAGGTGACTaaggcaccccccccaaaaaaaacataccgttTGAGACGCAACTAAGTCACTAAGTTTTGCTTTGTGGAAGCTAGAAAGATAGGCAGGAAATAGTGcctgtgtgcaagtgtgtgcatgcacgATATAGACaaaagcagagagacaaaacaCTGAGGAGAATTCTGAGTTTAATCAATTGAGAAATTATTGCTACtgtgcaaatgttattttacgTCTTTATTCCGTTGTAGTAAGAGAAATGTTGAGTATCTCCCACTTGTCTTGATTAAATACCGcaattttataaatatataccCGAtctcaaataaagaaatatgacAGCTTCAGTAAATtcatacagacaaaaaaaaaaaaacaaatagggAGTCGGGAATATATATGAATGCAGCCATTTCCTAGCATGgtcccaaagaaaaacaaaaaagactcatcaatattatttttgaaagaaataaTCCTGTATGTcgtgctgacaaaaaaaatggctctcGACAAGTcataatattgtgtgtgtgtgcgagtgtgtgtgtgtctgtacgtgcgtgtgtgtgtgtgcgtgtgtgcgtgtgtgtgtgggtgtgtgtgcgtatacgCAGAGAAATACGCGTTCTGTGTGTATTTTCACAGGCAGCGAAAGTTTGGAGAAATGACTTGGTCGCACGACTTTGTTTGGGTCACGAGAGCGGTGAAAAAGAGAGCCTGCATTTTCACTGCAGTCTGACTGTGCTGGAGACATAATGATAAGCGCCAGATTCGTAGACGCAGACGCTTCAGGCCCCCTGAAAATACGATCAAGGAAAGAATTGTGTCTTTAATTAGACGGCCTGCTCAAAGTGCAAAAGTATTTGACAGCATGCTTTTCGCGTTGAATTCACTGGGCTAACAGTTTTAAGAAAGCCACGCGAGAAAAGACGTCATTTATTTGGCGATGGGCAAGCGTGAATTTGCAAAGACTTTCGCATAGGAGCTGGTGGCTTGATTTTGGAGGTGAAGCTTTTGTCGAATAAGGGAGAAGCTCGTGCTCGTAGTTCTGTCTGCAATATGAGGACTTTTGTTGTGCCGAGCTGATGACTCCCCGACTAAAGAAGCAGCCTGACCAGCCACGGCTGATCACCGTTTCTGTTGATTTCATTAGATTTTTTGTTGTGCTGAGCTGTCATGGGAAATGTGGCTATCGTGTGCGCGTGCACGCCAAGAAGGAAGGAGAGCCCCTCTGTCCTTTTGAGGAGAAGGACTAAAGCTCTTTTGTCTTAAGGAAAAACACAAGCATGAAGGGCGCATAGGCGGCAGCTGCACGGAAGTCCAAGGTCAAGGTAAAAAACGCAGACAAACAGGGTCGTAATCAGAGTCTAGACTGACAAGAATGAACTTCACACTATGCGAACTAGTTCCTTACAGGCGCTAACTCGCAAGCATTTGCTGCTGTGTGAGAAGGCAACAGCACATCATCCCGAGTTGATCTGCAAAAGCCTCCACTATTGCAAGTCAGGAAGTTTTTGCCAACAAGGACTTTTTTCTCCTCGCTCTTACCAACAAGGGCATTTTTTCGCTCTCActatcaaggttttttttttcgttgcacGCATCCTGATTTTCACAATTACATTTTGCGATTATATTGGGATTGCAAATCCTAATCGTCAAAGGAAGATGGAATATTTGGCATATGGGCCACAAACGTAGGGTTAAAATACGCACCAGAATATTTATCTTATTTCATCAAAAATGAACTGGAGTGTCTGATTTACTTCCGATACTCCTGTGAAGGCCGCAACTGCTCTTCTTCAAAATCAAATTGTTAAGtcgatagatagctagatagctagatagctagatagatagatagatagatagatagatagatagacagatagatagatagatagatagatagatagatagatagatagatagatagatagatagatagatagatagatagatagatagatagatagatagatagatagatatttttcCAGGGAAAATCCCACATGTCCAAAATAAATGACCACATGGCACCAAACAATAGTGTTGTGTTGTTTGGAGGAATTTCTTAGAGTTGTGGTAAGAGCAGTAATAAATAATACTCCACCATATCACTGAAAAATCATGATATGAGGCTGATGAGTTCTCAAGGGCGCCcgggaaaacaaaaactaaacaaaagaagcaaaacaaagcaacaacaataacaatccccccccccccccccccacacacacacacacaaaatacacttgAAGATGGAAACAAGTtcaagggtggggggtgggggggggctgaataGGAGTTTACCCAATTCTGTTATGTACTTTTTACAATCCAGTGGCCAACAATCTTATAACCTCACCACGATTTAGAGCCATTGAATAAATATCGAAGCACATTTTCCGAGCAAATCAGAAGACGCTGCCGCTTCCATGTGATTTCGAATGCAAATGTTCTTTTCTGATTCAGTCGGCAACAGGTTTGCCATCTGACATCAATGCGAGCTGAAATCGGCGCGTACTGAGAGAAAATATGCGCTGACGAACGCTAATAGAGCATGGTAAATGTCCTAACACACgcatgttgttttattgtggAAATATTGTGAAAGCGGAGCCCCATCTATTTGAGAAAGCGGATTAGAAAGCCACGACGTATAGCCAcgtcatgtgtatgtgtgtgtgtgagtgggggcggggggtgcctTTTAAATGCGCCTTGCAGTTTGGACGAGTCGGCGTGAAGCGGCAACTCGGATTCTCTTGTTGTAAACACGCTAAAAAGCAAACTTGCTGTGTTCTTGCAGAGAGACGGTGTCATGTATGGggatggtggtgggggtggggggagagtcATCCACGCACCCCCAAGGCCCGCCTGCCTACCTGCGTCTTCCTCTCCCAGGAAGTTTGGCGGCATGAGGGGCACAAGACGGGGCTGTCCGGCCCTTtcgaacaacaacaaactcGTTAATTCTGTGTTCTGCTCATGGGGAGAATTCCAGTTGCATGTGCTCGCGTCTCAGTCAAACATGGCGTGCTCATGAAGTAGAAATCTCAGTTTTGGAGGGGCGCAAAATAGCTTTCAAGAGTTCGGCTGCGGCATCAGGCAGAGCACAGGCCGCCTTGCTTACGCGTCAACAAGTGTGCCGCTGTTGTTTGCTTGCTTTGCACTCGGCAGACACAACGCGCAACTTATCGCCGCACTGCAGTCTTCAAGGAAAACGCAGcagacatatactgtatgtacacacacacatacaagcacACGTAGACGGGCGGTGAGCAATGAGGGAGAGGGTTGGAGGCTGCTCTTTTTttctatgaatgaatgaacacaaacTGACGATATTCAATTTACAGGAAACACAGGCGAGTGCATGTGCAACCAGTAAGTGAAATCAATGTGAGTCACCCCTGCtggaggtgtgtgtgcgtgtgtgtgacctGCAGCTTCTATTTCGCTTTTCTGATCACACTGGATGCAACTTTGGCTGTTACCAAACGTAAGTTTCTCGCTAATTTTGACTCACTCCACAACCGACAAGAGCTGCACGGCGGGCAAGACCAAATATCAGAATGCGACGTAACTCGTAATTGTATTCATCGGCCTCATGTCGGATTCACATCCTCGTTGGGTTCCTCAAACGTAGTTCTAAttctaaaattcaaaattgtgtatttttggTCGCCTCCTTTTACGACGTGGAACTCATCGCAGCAGCGCACACGCGGTGTTTTAATTGTCTAATAACAGCAGGGCGGATTCTGTCCAAATGAAGCGTTATTGTCCGAACATTTCAGTCGCATtacattgtgcaggtgtaccgaaTATTGTGACGCAGAGGTCGCCTCTGCGCCTGCGACCTGGTTTTAAAGACAATAGCGGGAGATTAAATGGTTAGAAGTTGTTCTctcttgtgacaaaaaaaaccctcatagAAAATAACTCACACGCACAAAAATAAAGCAGCGTCTAATTTGAGTGCTTTGCACTTTTGATGGCGTTCAGGATCACAAACGTTCGTAAAGCCGGTGCCATGAGCGCGCAAGAGAATGTACGGCATGCACTGAAACGCCAAAGTCGGCGGAAAAGTGAAAAATAGATCAACCAAAAAAAGGTGACGACGTGTAAACAGAAGGTTCAAATGCAGCGAAAATTGGAGTGCGTGCATCGTTGttgttgctcttgttttttttttttgcgtttggttctttgttttatttatttatttttacctgtaCGCAATAAAGAAAACGATGAGcaaattcctcccacattcctcaTCCCGTTGCACAAGAACTTCTCCTGGCCACATATCACGCCACACTATTGCTGAAAAACGCCACGAATTACTGGCCCACATCCAAGTCACAGAAAGTTGGGATGGAGCCCAAATATTTGGTGAATAACTTTGGGCCTCCAAGGCGCCGGCTGCAGTGCGTGTGCATGGCCAGGAGTATAACACATGCCAATTAAAGACAAATATTCCATGACGCGGGAAACGTTTTCTTGAAATTGACAGACACGCCACGCGTTTATTTGTGCTTCACAAATCTTCCGGATATGTGTGCCAGCAACCCGTTCAAGGACACGCGTCGTGTCACGCACGAGAGTGGCGAAGTGGTGCGTGGTCGACTGAGTCGAGCGTATCACCTCTGATTTGGCTTCCGATTGAGCTCCTTTCAACTTGATCCAAAGCTGTTTGGCTAGTGCTACAACGCGCCTTGCAGCCTAGCGCCCCGAGGCACGGCTGCAAGGCTTCCGTTAAGATGCGCActcaccgggccgcctcacaCCGAGACGGAAAGTGTCCGTAAAAATCTCACACGTTTTTGCTTCACGCTGCAAGCAATTAATTGCGATCATACATCAACGTGACAATGAATACACGTCGTTTTCTCCTCGTACGATATGGATGATTGGACTGTAAATATTCAATGCGGGGAAGGGGGTATTCAACGGATTCATTTCGGATGCTGTATGTATATGTTCCAACGATtgaatgtaaacacacacacatacacactgcaGGCTAGAGCGTATGAGCATGCAGGCAGGCACTCTTGCAACCATTTGAGAAAACGAAATATCTGCAAATAAGCGTCACAGAGGGTTCGAAAATCAGCGTTcgcaaaaataaacataatcGGTTTCGTTTCAATTTCACAGACAGCCACTCTCAAGTAGATCTGCATTTAGTGGGTATTCCGTTTTCCCTGTTTGGATACACAGTGAGTGAATTCATCCGGGAAAAATGTTAAATCATACGAGAAGCCAATTAAGATTCCAGTGAGATTCCAATGAAGCTCACCGGGCCGATGTTGCTTTTCCACCACTGCAGGACCACAACATTAggaacacttacacacacacacacacacacactcaaagaaCGAATAAGTGATGTCCATGAAACATGTCTGATCCACAAGAGAACCACATAATGGAAGGCTTTCGGATATTTTCCCATGACGTGCAAGGTGAAGCGAATATTATGTCGCTCAAGACAAACCACTATTGAGTCCTATTAGAATATTCGCTTCTATATGCAGGCCCAAAGTCGTGTTGTCTCATTCGTGGAGAGTGGAAACGAGGAGAagaaagagcccccccccaacacacacacacacacacacacatatattcacAGATGTTGGGAAACACACGCGGTCAGTCACAAGCAAAGCGTGCCGATAACCCTCCCAGTCCTTTTTTTGACCAAATGCGATTGGAGTGTCGCTGCCCTTCGATTGAAGACGCAAGATAGTGGTCAACATTTAGTTCTATTTGAGCCTCTAACAAGACGTCAGGTGGAGTGTCTCGTGCACGACACGGAGTGCTTTGCTAGAGGGACGAAGATGgcggccgccgtcgccgccgccgcatgGGGTGAGGTGCAGCCTGGGAGCAGAGCAAATAAATCCTGCCGCGTCTCGTCCGAAGTCCAAGTTCAAGTTAAGAGAGGCGGCGATGGCTCCTTGCAGACAAAAGACACACACGTTCATCGTCAATCATCTCCCAAATTGCTCAACGCGCCTGCACTGCCGTGCGCATCGTACGCACAACACATCACTACGCATCAGAAATGTGTCCCATTGTGAGACCACGATACTTTGACGCACACACTGCGATTACGTAGCCCAAACTTCAAATTGTAGACGTTGACCGGACCTTGCCTCGTTTGGATTCGGACGAGTTTGATGTGTGGGAGCGATTTTGCAAAGCAGGCGAACGTCAGCAAATAAAAGACCGCACATGTCTCATATGTGTGCGTTTTATATTTTTGAGGTCACAAGGAAAGGCGCGTTGTCGaagctgaggggaaaaaaatctagttCGAAAGATAACTCATCACTCACTGGTCACTTCAttaggcacacgcacacgccaaATCAAGAGCTGGATGACACATCACATGCACGGATAATAACAGGCACGAACAaataggacccccccccccccctcctcttcacCCTGCCTTTGCGAACATAATGCACATCAACACGCTAATCCGATTTGCAAATCCGAAAAAGTCACAGGGTGTCATTGGCCGACACGTTAATTATTTTGAGGTGAGTTTGTGGTGGGTGAGCAAATATGTTTTGAACTGTTTGTCTCTAGCAAAATGTTGAACAGCCTTCGGAACGTGAGCCGTTGCaaaacacaagaataaacagggGTCAGTACATCGAAAGTCCGCAGTGATTTCTTTGGGAATGGCAGGAAGAATAAGTGTGTTAGGGCACCTCATATTTGGTGCGTACATTTCGCCTCTCGCGTGCAACTTCCCGAGCTGCGACTTAACATCTTTCGCGGAGCACATCAGTCTGACTCTTGACATTTGTGCTCCATTCAAGCTATACGAGcatcaaacaaatatttgtggTGCATTTATCCCGCTCGAAAGTGAGCGCAATCTTCCCAGACAGACTTGAGGAAACCTAGCGAATATGCGGGATTTTACTCACGTGAATTTGGGAAAATATACATGTATCCCCACAGGAAACTTGCACGCATGCATACAGAATCCACCCAAATCTACCCTTTGCTaggaaaagaaaaccaaaaacataAAAGAAGAAGTCGGgcattttttccaagaaaatgaAGGCCTTTTCTCAGCGAACCGAACCCTGCATGTACCGCAGCCTTTGGGCCAGCGGGTCTGGCCAAGTCTGctctccttattttttcctgataTCCAGCTGCAAAGGTAAAAGGGACCCCTGCACACATTCGGCTCGGTGTGCTTATCAGGCGCAAATATGATCATTAAGCAGAAGGGCGCATTTACGATGCGATATTTACACAGCAAGGTAGCGTCATTCACTTGCAAGGTTCACTGTTGAAATTTGGGCCTGACTGGGGACAGATGCTCATTCATTTGGTTTAATTGACACGGGAGGACAATGCAGAAACGAGTCGTGAATGTCATCTCACTGCAGCAGTGCGTCATGTGTTGTGTCTGATGCAAGCAAGACTGCGCCACTTGTGCATTTGCTTTGGGCAAAGTGCAAAACAAcaatatcacaaaaacaaaaagctcctTTCTTACGGCAAACATCTTGATGTCGTTTGTCGCCGGCTTCCATCGGAACAATTGACATTCATCGCAATATAAGCGGAGAAAGACAGGAGAGGGGAAATCTCATTGGACGGGCGACTCTGCGGAAATTCTTTTGAGTGTCTGACTTCAAATGGCTTTTCATACAGCAGCGCGCGAAGTCCAACTTTAAaatgatctatctatctatctatctatctatctatctatctatctatctatctatctatctatctatctatctatctatctatctatctatctatctatctatctatctatctatctatctatctatctatctatctatctatctatctatctatctatctatctatctatcttatataaagagagagagagcgagagagatatTTTAATTGTGATTATTTTCAGACTGGCAAAGCAATTGGCTCAAAAGCCCTCATTTGCACAAAAAGTCACATCACAGTAAAATCTAGACATCTTCAATAGTGCATCCAGACAGCACGCCTCGTTGGAATCTTAGACGAGGACGCATGAGGGCCACGTCACCTCGAGTCTGAGTGCAGGCAATTCTGCACGTCGACGGCCAGACAGACAGTCAGACTGACAGGCGGGCGGGCAGACGGACAGAAGGACAGATGGGCAGAAGGTGACGCTCCGATCATCGGAGACAAAACTATTAGTGCAGCCTCATTTGTGCGGCTGCAGCGCGCACATCCGCAATATGGCCAAGATGAAGTTCAAGTTCAAAGTCACTTTGCAGGGACACGCGCAGTTGGGTGGCAGGGTCTCCTCCGCTCCCACGAAACAACGTGCCCGCTCCAAAAGCGCAATCATGACAACAAGGACAACGAAAACAAGTCCGACCGACGGCCAACGTGTATCGCAACCCGCTTTCATTGCGGAAAGTGTGACAAGAGTCCAAGTTGGATTTATCGTGATTCCATTGGGTCCAAAGTTGGCTTCGGAAACGACAAACACTTCATTGGATCCAAAATCAAGGGCGAAATACTGCATGTTTCCAAACCACCGATAAAACAAATGAAGCTAAAAAGAAAACGTGCTTTAAACGATGACTTTTAAAAGCATGCTGCATTGTTTAAACGGGCGAATGTCAACAGATGAATATTTCACAACTTGGCTACAATAAATACAGGCACAAATAGAAAGCCGTTTCATAGCTGAATGGTAATTCTAATTCAAAGTTTGCCATGCTCTGTTACAACGTGACATCTGCGCGGCGTTTGTGCTCCACTAGAGCGGCTATGTCAATGGAAAACATCGTCTTCCGTTCGCGGGCTGCGGGGTGAAAACAGCACAACATTTCGGAACGCTCAAggcccacacacaaacacaaaacgatattaataataataataacaacaacaacaataataataataaacgaaaaaacaagaaaaaagactAGGGCGTTCCGAAGTTGGCATTCGTTCCCTTATTCAAAtatgtttacatttaaaaagtcgcgtaCGTCTATAAAATGCGCAAGAGGGGTTGACATATTTATATTGTGTAATTTGGCTTTAAGATTAGACGTGTTCACCTTCTTAATGTAGGCATAATGCTGAGTATTGAAACGATATTTATAAAGTGTTTTTGCTTCACTGCCTTGTTTTTCTTGACA
Protein-coding sequences here:
- the hoxc13a gene encoding homeobox protein Hox-C13a, giving the protein MTTSLLVHPRWADTLMYVYEKSPNESGPTKSQTMEGLSGNCPATHCRDLMSHPALGRHSGTIATHHQSSVYSDITSPDPARQCPAPQSSSGASLGYGYPFGGPYYGCRLSHSHNVNLQQKPCSYHPVDKYAEPTTALPSDELASRPKEFAFYPSFASSYQAVPGYLDVSVVPGISGHPEPRHDALIPVEGYQHWALSNGWDGQVYCSKDQTQSSHLWKSPFPDVVPLPPEVSSYRRGRKKRVPYTKVQLKELEKEYAASKFITKDKRRRISAATNLSERQVTIWFQNRRVKEKKFVSKSKNNHLHTT